From the Carya illinoinensis cultivar Pawnee chromosome 4, C.illinoinensisPawnee_v1, whole genome shotgun sequence genome, one window contains:
- the LOC122307877 gene encoding exopolygalacturonase-like — MGLKMNLPTIALFLLLAAASAAGANINIRKYGAQVNSDITPALTKAWKDACQTPGTNTVVIPKGTYRLGAVQFMGPCKGHIELQVRGILLAPGDRGYFKSGSWVNFQRIDGFTLSGGGTFDAKGKHVWGKRSCSGIRYCGDLPISLRFDFITNGLIKDITSLDSKQFHINLLGCKNVTFQNVNVIAPDHSPNTDGIHIGRSTGIKIIDTKIATGDDCISLGDGSENILIKGVTCGPGHGISVGSLGKYKNEAPVVGVNVVNCTFINTQNGVRIKTWPNSFAGTASDMRFENLLMKNVSTSMLIDQLYCPWNQCKAQIPSKVKISNISFKNIRGTASTKDVVKLLCSKSFPCQDVKVTDIDVRYSGRDGPATFQCVNIKPTTSGRLYPPPCSSH, encoded by the exons atgggtttgaaaatgaatctCCCCACGATTGCTTTGTTCTTGTTGTTGGCTGCAGCATCCGCTGCCGGTGCTAACATTAATATCAGAAAGTACGGAGCCCAGGTTAATTCAGATATCACCCCG GCTTTGACAAAAGCTTGGAAAGATGCGTGTCAAACACCGGGTACGAACACAGTGGTGATCCCAAAAGGGACGTACAGGTTGGGAGCAGTGCAGTTTATGGGTCCATGCAAGGGTCATATCGAGCTTCAGGTTCGAGGCATTTTATTAGCCCCAGGCGACCGAGGTTACTTCAAGTCTGGTAGTTGGGTCAATTTTCAGAGGATCGATGGCTTCACTTTGTCTGGCGGTGGAACTTTTGATGCCAAAGGCAAACACGTTTGGGGAAAAAGATCTTGTTCCGGTATTAGATACTGCGGTGACCTTCCCATT AGCTTAAGGTTCGATTTCATCACCAATGGATTGATCAAGGACATAACATCATTGGATAGCAAACAGTTCCACATTAATTTGTTGGGCTGCAAAAACGTTACCTTCCAAAACGTAAATGTCATAGCACCCGATCATAGTCCCAACACAGATGGAATCCATATTGGGCGGTCAACTGGAATCAAGATTATTGATACAAAGATTGCAACCGGTGATGATTGTATCTCTCTTGGTGATGGCAGTGAGAATATACTTATCAAGGGAGTAACTTGCGGGCCTGGCCATGGAATCAGCGTAGGAAGTCTTGGTAAGTACAAAAATGAAGCGCCTGTAGTTGGAGTCAACGTTGTTAACTGCACATTCATAAATACACAAAATGGCGTGAGAATCAAGACCTGGCCTAACTCCTTTGCCGGGACTGCTTCTGACATGCGTTTCGAGAATCTCCTCATGAAGAATGTAAGCACCTCTATGCTCATAGATCAACTATACTGCCCATGGAATCAATGCAAAGCGCAG atTCCTTCAAAGGTTAAGATCAGCAACATTAGCTTCAAGAACATACGAGGAACAGCTAGTACAAAGGATGTGGTCAAACTACTTTGTAGCAAGTCGTTTCCATGTCAAGATGTGAAGGTCACTGACATAGACGTCAGATACAGTGGAAGAGACGGGCCGGCTACTTTCCAATGCGTTAATATCAAACCCACCACCAGTGGCAGACTGTATCCTCCACCTTGCAGTTCTCactaa